Below is a genomic region from Micropterus dolomieu isolate WLL.071019.BEF.003 ecotype Adirondacks linkage group LG16, ASM2129224v1, whole genome shotgun sequence.
AGTCACAAATagctcactggaaacaaatctaacatgtcagtaaaataaatcatattcctgacatcaacatactgagtgaagcttagaaagaatgaacaacTCAGttgctcctgtcctcctccctctgctgctgctggtagagaggagggctGGTCTGTTTCGAccagctgagtttataatgtgccatattttaaCTACTTACTTAACTACTTACTACTTAGGATATAGTATAATCTTAAGTAGTCAGATCGCATAAAAGCCCACTAATATTGCACTATTACTTTAAAACGTTGAGCGTTACCAACACACTGCTCATTCTGTTCATTAATCCGTAAGTGTTTACACACTGATGCGTTGTTTTGCTTCCAGAGATCCCCTCGTGTCATGTATTTCTCATCAGACCAAGGAGACACCTTCAGTCGAGCGCTGCTCCCTTCTGCCTCCACTGAGCAGGTGAGAAAGATTAAACAACTTAATGAACAGAGGTTCGCATTTGCCTAAGGAAAAAAATCTTTATCATCAcaacttattatttttatagttttgtcCATCATTTCTGTTggatatgaaaacaaaaataaaacccaaggTGTAATCTTTTGATTGCTGAGTTGCTGTATTATTTGAAAATGGCCTCCATCTCCAAGCTTGGTTAGCTGATTTAACTTGAAGTTAAGTTAAAATCAGGGACATTGGCTAGTCTATTAACAGCACAGGAATGGGGTTTGCTATCAAACCACACTGTACCTTTTGATATTGATAAAGCAACAAGTATCAAAAGCTGGTGTTGATCAGTAAGACTCTTTATCTTGTTTACTCATGCACTGATCTGATAGATAAATTTGCCAATTttagactttttatttattatttatatttttatttatagaacTTTGGCTCCTTTTGTACCTTTTGTAACAGGTGCCGGCACTAGTATCGAAATATTTCACACGATACCCTGCCCAACCACAGTAAATGTACAGATGTTAATGTAATTGTGTCCTTTGTCACATGTTTCTCTTGCTCTTTGGGTCAGACATGGAGTTGGGAAAGTTTTAAACTATGGTGTCAAGTGCATACCTTTTGGTGGTTGGACGTTACAGAGTTTGGTTTgcttaaaataaatacattaatacattaatgcattaatacacacacacacacacacacacacacacacacacacacacacacacacacacacacacacacacacacacacacacacacacacacacacacacacgcacacaattACAAACCCACGGTATCTTGTTGACAGCACAAGCACTTTCTCTCGCGGCGATTAGACAATTTTAGTCAAaaagtagttttttaaaattgcaATTCCACATTTTCTCACCCACAtgtgctctctccctccatatATGTGAGCATGTTTGCAGTTCTACTCCATCTTGGATGGAGATGAAGATATGCTCTTCATGCATGTGGACAACCCAGGAGGTAACCGACGATTCTTTGTTTGCATTttccactcaaacacacacctacCTTGAAAAACTACCTTAAAAACACACTTGACACATGTTAGCAAATATGCCCATGTTGTGAAGACAATGTGACTGAATTTAAAGTCTCTCAGTTGCTCTTTGTTGTAATGGAAAAGCTCAACGGTAAAGGCCGGACTGGTTTCACAAGTTCTACGTGTTGCTGACAAATCATTCCGGCATGCAAGTCCAGCTACCCAGTCTTTGTTcctttctttcactctctttctccctccccgCTCCTGGTTTCCTTCTCACTCAGTCTCTATTTCTTATTCACGTCTGCTTTCCTCtgacattattataattatatctTCTTCCCTGGCAAGTGCCCCAGTTAGTGCTATATGGGTTAGGTGATGGGACTTTTCTACTGCTGAGATAAATAGGGGAGATATGGTGTAGAGGGGCTTTATCTTTTGTTGGCAGGAGATTTAGTTTACACTGCAAAAGCTGACAAACATATCTAGGGATCAGGGTataacacaagcacacacacacacacacacacacacacacacacacacacacacactgaaaatgtaaaCCACTTCAATCACCTCCCTCAGCTGAGCTTGCCCTTCATGGCTTTAGCTGACACGTGTGTAATCTTCACAAAGTTAAAATATGACTGATGGTGACTTGTTGTAATTATGCTGATGTTGAAAGGTTTGTGCAAACGTGGTATACCAGGTGCTGATTCTCTTTGAAGGTGATGCATGTTGTATTTAACATCAATGAAAAGAGACATTACTGTAACTACAGTCCACAAAAGGCATAAGCATAGAAAAATAGGCTACTGGCTAACTATGTGTCTGAGAGACTAAAATGATCctttgtttctttctgctgTCTTCTCTTTCACCACAGACACTTTCTTTGGGACCATGTACACGTCAGATGACCGTGGCATCCTTTTCTCCAAATCACTAGAGCGCCATCTCTTTGATGGGCAGCGGAAGAGCGACTTCACCAACATAACTTCACTGAGAGGAGTCTACCTCACGAACAAACTAGACGAAGGTATGGTTTGCAACCCGTGTGTGTACCAGTGCACTTTGTGCGCATTCAAGTaatgattttaatttattacacaATGACCTACATGTAATTTGATTTGATGCCTTAGTAAGGCAAGCTGATCTATTTGTCCTGCCTGTCAATTTCCTGTCTGCACACCATTGAACTAACCCTAAAGaataagtctggtgatattctatatttttgaaCGGATCCTGtgaaaagatcaaaaccaaAACCGAATCTATCCACAAGTATTATCTGTGTATCCAAAGTCTGATGTAATTTCCTATGTGCCACAGAACTCCACTGTCatccaaaatgtttctttattgtGATGAATATTGTGATTTCAAGTCAATCCCACTGCTGCCACAATACTCACTAGAGCGCCAAGTGTGTAATAATCCACCACTGAAATAATCCCCAACACATGCTAAATGCACAAAatctacagtgcccagctgttttagctAATTAGTGAgcctttaaaaaataacaaaattaaactatatatttgtgacatgtttttaaagattcaTGTCTTCAGTACCACTGACAGACAGCTTTTTGACAAAGTAATATCAGGCTTATCCTTTAAACTTAAGTCAGAAAGGTAAGATGTCTATCATGATATATAGTTTCATCAATGGATATATCCATTTATCTTCCCTTATATCAAACGGCTTGTCTTTATACCCACACAAATCCCACAACTAACCTGTCAGTCTGCCAGCCATTTGTTCACCTTTTCATTTTGATAAATTACTGAAATTTGACtctaataatgtgttttgttgcAGATGGCTGTATACGATCTGTCATTTCCTTTAACAGAGGAGGGATGTGGAGGCAACTTAACAAACCTGAGAATCTGGAATGTGGAGAACACGTCAAGAATGTGTGTTATATGTCTAAAATCCCAGTCTGCGTGTGCATATTAACATTATATCCTACAAGTTAGGCCGTGTTCACTAAAACATTATATGTGTGCTTTTTCCCATCAGTGCAACCTTCACATTCATGGAGAACACAGTCGCAACAACCGCATCGTTCCCATGCTGGCTCTGTCTGAGCCAACTGCTATTGGTCTGGTTATCGCCCATGGTAATTAAACAGCAATGCACCcatatttaatttcagtacAAGACATTTTGATACATAGGACAAATAATGTCAAAGTTTAGATAAAATGGTACAAGTATGCAACTTTAAACATCTCTGAGTCATTTTCtaattcaatatattttttaataaatgtatttaacttGTAAATCAAATGTAATGATAATTTAAAGATGTATTTATACCTTCTCCAGGTACTGTAGGTGACTGTCTGTCATCGTCACAGCACCCAGATGTGTTTGTCTCCTCAGACGGGGGTTATAGCTGGAGGGGGACACTGAGGGGTACTCACCACTACAGCATATTGGACTCTGGGGGTCTCATTGTGGCTGTGGAGGCCCAGCATGAAGGACAAGTGAAGACTATCAAGTACTGagcagatatttttatttaatgaaaaaattttattttttggcaaTGGCGGGCCGAAAGTTCTTATATTCAAAGTTTCTTTTCACCCAAATTTCTCCACAAACTATCATTTCTCGTCACCAGGTTCTCCACAGACGAGGGCCAGTGCTGGAAATCCTACAACTTTACCGAGCAGCCTTTCTTCTTTGCAGGCCTGGCATCCGAGCCGGGGACCAAGGCCATGAGTGTCAGTGTGTGGGGCTTCCGGCCTGAGGAAGACGGTCAGCCCATGTGGGTGGCCGTCACCATTGATTTCCAGAGCCTCATTACAAGAGAGTGTGAGTCAAGATGCAACTATGCCATCTACTGCTATTATCTATTCTGCCCCTTATGGGGCATGTTACCTGGTGGTAACAcgatgtctccagtgaggtggaGTCTTACACCAGTTTTTCCATTACAGAAACTTACCAACCCATGACCTGGGACATTCCGTAACCTAAACTTATATGagatttttgtttgcattttattcTCTGGGCTCTTTTCACTACTTTGAAGGGagcacaaataaataatttgaatcAGAATCTGATGACAGTTGATGACAGTTAATCTCTTAACTAATAGTAACTGAAgatgggggttttttttatctttgatTGCCTTTTaagtcatgaatatttaatgtcaTAGAGAAATACTTCAGATTTTAAGTCAATATCTCAGGGGCTTTAATTGTTTCTTCTGCTCAGTTTTGCTGTGTGGTCATAGCAATGGTTGTTGGTGCAGACTTTGAAGTAAAACAACGGTTATTGTTCTGTGTTTATACTACTAATCTTTCTTGTGATGTGACAACAGCACTCTTAGCAATACTTGGAAGTCACTGGAGCTTGGATTTGGTATTACCTCTTGAGCAGGGCTGAATTTTTAGCTCCAGGAAGTGTGCAGTTACAGTGGCTACGCTTTGTTGTTCTCATCTTGGTTTACCAATCGGAAGCCCACTAGAGGGTGTTTCCCCGTGATATAAAACAGTTGTGTTCTGACGGGTCGTCATCTAATTCATCAGGTAATGACCAGGACTATGAAGAGTGGTTGGCTCACTCTACAAATGGAGGAGACCTGGAGAGAAATGGCTGCATCTTGGGTGTCAAAGAGACTTATAGGAGGCTAAAGAAACAATCCATGTGCAGAAATGGGAGAGGCTATGTGGTGAGCAAGAAGCAAAGCCCCTGCCTGTGCACCAGAGAAGATTACTTATGGTACGTTGATATGTTTGTGACATGACATAAGGACTATGTAGATATTGTGCCATATTCAAATTTGGAATCCCAACGGTATGGGAACATGTTTTGGCACCAACAACTAAGACAGCATGGAAGATATTCCCTTGTgaaaccctaaccctaacccctctCCTCTTCAACAGCGACTATGGTTACTATCGTCACGTAAACACCTCAGAGTGTGTGAGACAATCCAGCACTGAAAATATAAGCTTGGAGCGCTGTCTGaatggagaggaggatgagctTCTGACAGCGGGGTAATCATGGCcactcctttttgttttttgtttttaaatgaagagaCACCCCTCATGGACAGACTCACATGCTTCTGACCATGTTTGTAGGTACCGTAAGGTCCCGAGTGATCGTTGTGAGAGGGGCTTCACTCCTCAGCTCGCAGTGCAGACAGTCATCAGACCCTGTGGTGTTACACCCAACCCTAGTCCACCTGCCAGGCCATCGTCTACAGTCACGCACTTTGACACACCGGTCAGTAAACTTGTTGCTCTAAtcagtgtgtgtctatgtttttaactgttcaTGTTGAGGTTTTTAGGAATATAACACCTGTTGCATGTATTTTCCAGCAAGAGAGGCTGGTGTTGATCCTGGTGTGTGCAGGAGCTGGAGTCATTGTCCTGGTAGCTATCGTTTCCGCCGTCTATGCTGTCAGGAGGATGGTTTACAGAAACAGgtgatctatctatctatctatctatctatctatctatatatctatatatctctatctctctttctctctctctctcttagctGACTTGTAGTTTCATGTCTTCCTCTACAGGACACCAGAGTACCGTTTCTCCAATCTCCGGCTTCAGGATGATGATAACAACATCACAGCAGATCTTGAAAGCACCACCAGTAGCAATGGCATTGCCTCTCAGCCGGACTCAGATGATGTAAGGGCTATTTAGCgctgttgggttttttttttttttttttttgtgtgttatgaACTTACAAAATATTTCAGATGGTGTGATTTTCCCATGTACATTGACaccttttttgtcctttttttaaaaacaggatCTTATTGATTGACACAACACATTTGAATGGATGTAATAAATTTTCACTTTTGAAAGTAGCTGTGGTGAAAAAGACTGCCAACGGCATTTTGTTGGACCCTTCATGGCAAGTTCTGACTATTTGAATGACAAGCATGATGATGCCTTGAGCTTTACTTTGCTTACTGTTTGATT
It encodes:
- the si:dkey-159a18.1 gene encoding sortilin yields the protein MICKLVVVVGVYVLLQGAEGTSRGGRTVTFHRTQQDDSQGQARPRRDSSPPKPIHSPTFTSCRTPLTPAEHKVLDDNTHETGFNGDDGSHVILTWVGDGTGVILVLSTFSAPIDSFIEGGSSRLYRSTDYGKSFHDISHRINNTFIREEFGVSVGPGSSVILIADIPLDNRGGIIFTSTDAGATFKFIQLPFHLAQPITYHFLNPDYLVALSIDDGLWLSLDFGAKWTKVHDEVFSFSWGAGVNLFFSCSRTDTFKADERGDLVLKRTKDLGNTFTTIHEDIYSFGYIGAFLFFSVISSSRSPRVMYFSSDQGDTFSRALLPSASTEQFYSILDGDEDMLFMHVDNPGDTFFGTMYTSDDRGILFSKSLERHLFDGQRKSDFTNITSLRGVYLTNKLDEDGCIRSVISFNRGGMWRQLNKPENLECGEHVKNCNLHIHGEHSRNNRIVPMLALSEPTAIGLVIAHGTVGDCLSSSQHPDVFVSSDGGYSWRGTLRGTHHYSILDSGGLIVAVEAQHEGQVKTIKFSTDEGQCWKSYNFTEQPFFFAGLASEPGTKAMSVSVWGFRPEEDGQPMWVAVTIDFQSLITRECNDQDYEEWLAHSTNGGDLERNGCILGVKETYRRLKKQSMCRNGRGYVVSKKQSPCLCTREDYLCDYGYYRHVNTSECVRQSSTENISLERCLNGEEDELLTAGYRKVPSDRCERGFTPQLAVQTVIRPCGVTPNPSPPARPSSTVTHFDTPQERLVLILVCAGAGVIVLVAIVSAVYAVRRMVYRNRTPEYRFSNLRLQDDDNNITADLESTTSSNGIASQPDSDDDLID